A window of Bos taurus isolate L1 Dominette 01449 registration number 42190680 breed Hereford chromosome 19, ARS-UCD2.0, whole genome shotgun sequence contains these coding sequences:
- the COX11 gene encoding cytochrome c oxidase assembly protein COX11, mitochondrial, with protein MGGLWRPAWRRVVFCGWSWSHLGRPTRAAERAEPCLRPGRSGPAGTEQGLRRLGTWRRPSPAEQPARRPKSTNPYTRSQEEDWRRRNKTVLTYMAAAAVGMLGASYAAVPLYRLYCQTTGLGGSAVAGHASDQIENMVPVKDRIIKITFNADVHASLQWNFRPQQTEIYVVPGETALAFYKAKNPTDKPVIGISTYNVVPFEAGQYFNKIQCFCFEEQRLNPQEEVDMPVFFYIDPEFAEDPRMVNVDLITLSYTFFEAKEGHTLPVPGYNSNQQLSPASNL; from the exons ATGGGAGGGCTCTGGCGTCCGGCTTGGAGACGCGTCGTTTTCTGCGGGTGGTCTTGGAGCCACCTTGGGCGCCCAACCCGGGCTGCTGAGAGGGCAGAGCCGTGTCTCCGGCCGGGGAGGAGCGGGCCGGCGGGTACTGAGCAGGGGCTGAGGCGGCTTGGGACATGGAGGCGCCCGAGCCCGGCGGAGCAGCCGGCTCGGCGGCCGAAGAGCACGAACCCCTACACGCGCTCGCAGGAGGAGGACTGGCGGCGGCGGAACAAGACGGTCCTCACCTACATGGCCGCGGCGGCGGTGGGCATGCTGGGCGCGTCCTACGCCGCCGTGCCCCTTTACCGGCTCTACTGCCAG ACTACTGGACTTGGAGGATCAGCAGTAGCAGGTCATGCGTCAGACCAGATTGAAAACATGGTACCTGTTAAGGATCGCATCATTAAAATCACCTTTAATGCAGATGTGCATGCAAGTCTCCAGTGGAACTTTAGACCTCAGCAAACAGAAATATAT GTAGTGCCAGGAGAGACAGCACTGGCGTTTTATAAAGCTAAGAATCCTACTGACAAACCAGTAATCGGAATTTCTACATACAATGTTGTACCATTTGAAGCTGGAcagtacttcaataaaatacag TGCTTCTGCTTTGAAGAACAAAGGCTTAATCCACAAGAGGAAGTAGATATGCCAGTATTTTTCTACATAGATCCTGAATTTGCTGAAGATCCAAGAATGGTGAATGTTGATCTCATCACtctttcttacactttttttGAAGCAAAGGAGGGGCATACGTTGCCAGTCCCAGGCTATAATTCAAATCAGCAACTAAGTCCTGCTTcaaatttgtga